The sequence CGCTTCGGGGTCCGGGTCTGTCTCGTGCGCGAGGGACTCTAGCGAAGAGAGTAAAGTGTTCAGGCGCGATGAGTTCAGGTGCGAATCATCGGTGGAAAAATCGGCGAGGAAACGCAGGGTGCGCAAAGTTTGCGCGCTCGGTTCATAGATGAACCGGCCATCGATCAGCGGGCGCGCCAGGATTCCTTGTTTTACCCATGTCTCGGCGAAGTCCTGCGCCGAGTATGAGGACGGAATCTGGTCATCGCTTTTACGTGCTTGCTTTAAGAAAGAATCCAACGAGGCATGGAACAGTTCCAATGCGACTCGGGAACGATCTGCGGTGAATTCTGCACGAATGAATGCCAACGCCCATGGTTGTGCGGTCAGAAGCCGATACGCTGCCGAGCTTTTGAACTGCTGGGACTGAAGCCACAAACTATTCGCGCGGTGCGAGGGCTGCATGTACTTCCTTGATCTTTGAGACGCGTAACCAATCAATTCTAAATCATTGGGCTCTGTTCAAAATGTGAGCTCCCTAAACGTTGAATGTAAGACGCAGCTCCCGCCAGAGAAGTCATCGCAAAGGCTGTTGCCCGAAGCACTTCCTGTGTAGTGTCGAAATTACTAGATGACAACACGTTTTCCACCGGATTAGATAGTTCCGTGGAGGTCACGGAGGTCGAGGGTAATGAGGAATCTACGACTAGCAATTGCTCTCGGGTTGACGCTCAGCGTTGCTGGATGCAGTGCAGCAGAAGATTCATCGAACCCGGCGCCGGATCCTGCTGCCGTCCAAAAGGCCGAGCAAGAAAAGGCGCGCGTAGAGAACGTGAAAGCTGAGATTAATCGGCTAGCAGATGGATATGACTACGACGGCGCAATCAGACTTGCGAAGAAGGATAGTTCCAAAGCACTGAACCAGATGGTCGGCGGTCTCGAAGATGAGAAAGAGCAAGTTTCAGCTTGGGAGGATCCAGATCAGATACCCCATCTGTTCTTCCACTCGCTGGTAGTTGATCCCGAAAGAGCTTTTGACGACGGAAGCAGTTCCCAGGGATACGCAAACTATATGGTGACTCAAAAGGAATTTACGGCCATTCTGGAGTCGTTGTATGCGCGTGACTATGTGCTGGTCAATCCGGAAGATTTTGCCTCCGTTGATGACGACGGGAAGATGGAATATCGAGACATCATGCTTCCCAAGGACAAGAAGCCGTTGGTCCTGTCCGTCGATGACCTGAGCTATTACGAATACATGGAAAATGATGGATTCGCGAGCAAACTAGTGCTGGATGGCGATGGGACGGTCCGCAACGAATACGTGGATGCCCAGGGTGAAACGCAGATCGGTGCTTTTGATGTCACCACGATGGTCGATGACTTCATTGCCGAACATCCAGATTTCACCTATCGCGATGCCCGTGGCCTTATTGCAATGACTGGTTATAACGGTGTGTTTGGCTACCGCACTTCCGCTAGCCAATACCCGGAGAGTAAAACTCTGAAAGCTGACCAAAAGGATGCCAAGGAAATTGCCGAAGCAATGAAGGACAGCGGTTGGGTATTCGCATCTCATTCGTGGGGTCATATCGCCACCGGTACAGTCAGCATGGGCCGGCTAGAACGGGATACGAAGCTGTGGAAGGACGAAGTGCAGCCGCTCGTGGGAAAAACAATGCACTACATCTATCCCTTCGGCTCGGATATTGCCCAGACCCAGAGCTACTCCGGGGCCCGCTATGAGTTTTTCAAAGACCAGGGATTCAAGTACTTCTACGGCATCGATGGGACCATTCGCTCATGGATGCAGCAAGGCGATAACTACCAGCGGCAGATGCGAATCAATGTTGACGGATTGCAGATGGCCAAAGAACAACGCGGTGACCGTCCCGTCCTTGAAACGTTCTTCAACGTCCAGGACGTGATTGATCCAGCCAGAAAATGACTGGACCAACCGGCCTGCAAATCACAATGCCATGAATGCACCTAGCTGTGAGAGTGTCGATGGGTTCGAAGGCAAGTAGTCGGTGAGCGCCTCACTGCGCACAATGATGGCTTTCCATTGGCCTCGCGAAATCGCGACGTTAACGCGATTGCGGTTCAGCAGGAATTCGATGCCACGCGACGCGTCGGCGGCACTGGAGCATGCCATGGTGACCAGCACGATGGGCGCCTCCTGCCCTTGGAACTTATCGACGGTTCCCACCTTGACTGAGGACAGCCCTTCGGCTTCGAGCACCTCGCGCACCAAATTCACCTGGGCGTTGTAGGCGGCAACCACCAGAATGTCGGCAACGGTTAGAGGGCGCGCGGGCTTGCCTGCGCCGGGGCTCCACATCATGCCCAAATGTTCGCGAACCAAACGGACAATAGTTTCGGCTTCTTGCGGACTGCTGACCGTATTGCCCCGATGCTCAACGAATACCGTCTCGACCCCGGCCGGTGTACCTTCGAGCAACCGCAACCCGGCAGCATCTGCCGAGAATAGCTGATGGTCGTAGCTCAAAGCGGAAACTTTGGCACAAAGAGCTGGGTGCATTCGCCAAGAAGCTGCCAAGAAGTAGCCCAGCTCGCCGGGCAGTACCGGTTCGCCGCCGGAGAGCCAGCCCAGCGCCGATTCATCGACTGGCTGCGGATGAGTGCCCTGAGTGACTTGTGGCAATTGCTGGGGATCGCCGAGCAGGAGCAAATTGCGGGCTGCTCGCGAAACGGCCAGTGTATTGGCCAATGAGAACTGCCCGGCCTCATCAATGACCAATAAATCAAGGCTGCCTTCGGGAACCTTCGATCCGGTGAGGGTCCATGCAGTACCACCGATGAGCGCCCCGTCAGCAGAGCCCAGGACTTCAGACAAGGAATCCTTAGAAGTACCAGACCACGGAACAGGGTCATCATGTTTGACTTCTTTGGCTACGACATCCGGATCGACACCTGCCTCGACCGCCTTGCGTAAAACGTTCTCAACGACCGCGTGCGATTGGGCCACCACACCAATCTTCCAACCGTGCTCAATGAGCTCTCGGATCACATGCGAAGCGACGAAGGTCTTTCCGGTGCCCGGAGGCCCCTGCACGGCAAGATAAGAATTATCCAAGTCTTTCAACGTTTGGACCACAGCAGGATAGATCTGCGCCTGCCCATCGACAAGGGACGGCTCAACCGGGGCCGACAGGGTTTTCAAGCGCGGCGGAATACGTCGCAGGATGTCGATTCCTGAACGTTCTGGCAGGACCGGCACGGTGGCACCGACCCGTTGGGCGATCTCCTTGAGCGCGGCATCGATGCTCATCGTCGCCAACGGCTTATCTGGTGTCAACGCACAGGGAAGCGCACCATATTCAGGGATCTTGGCACTGGATTTTTCTGCGATGGTAATCCAGCCTTCGCCCAGCTCAACGACGGTGGCGTTGAAGGCGCCGCCGCGCACCGAGTCGTCGACTTCCATGCCCTCGGGCAACGGAGCATCGAACATGGCGAATACCGAGGAGCCGGGGGAGAGCAAGGAGCCTTCGGCCAGCGTTCCATTCAACCTGGTCACGCGGGTGTAAGTACGGGCACGAGCAGTGGCCTTGTGCCAATCTTCAAGAATTTCTCCGGTGTCCACAATGAACACGCCTCGGACATCGCTCCAATCATCCATCGGCACGGACAACCGATCAAAGTGTTCCCACCAGAACTGTTTCTTTTCACGACGGTTGTAGCCGGTTGCCGCAGCAACCATGGCGATTGCGCGGTCATCGTCGCTTAGCGCCTGGCCATGGGGAAGATCCGCAAGATAGTTTTGCAGGCGAAGTTCTTCGGGTGTGGGCTCATATTCCTCGCCTGCTGCGGGAGGTTCGGGCATATCCGCCAGCGTCCCGGGGGCTTCATCGCTGAGCGAAAGCAGCCAATCACGCAAGCGCAGGGTGGAAAGGCAGTCGTATTCGTTGTAATCGGCAATCGATTCAAGGATGGCCTCGGCCGCAGCAGGATCCGGTGAATTGCGGGCCTGCATGTACTGGGCGTAAGCAACCACCGAGGCCCCGGCATCGGTGACGTCGCCGGAACGAAGATGCTCTCCCATATACAGCGGTTCGAGCTTCTTGATGGAGTAGGAACGGGTCGAAACCACCAAAGCATTGCGCACAGTCTCGTAGAGATCAACGAGCAAGTTTTCCCGCAGCCACTGATCAACCTCGTCTTCGCCAGCAATGTGCACCTGCGAAAGTTTGCGCAAGGCAGTTTTCTCATAGGGGGCGTAGTGGTACACCTTCATATGGGGGAACCGCTGCCGGCGCTCTTCAACATAGGCGATGAAATCCAAGAACGCTTGGCGTTCTTCTGAACGGCTATGGGCCCAGAACGGTTTGAATACCGGCTCATTGGTGTCATATTCGATGACGCCGAAGAGGTACTCCAGCCCCCACGAACCGTCGGAAGGATCCTGATATAGCGGATCCCCCTCAAAATCGAAGAAGATATCGCCTTGATCTGGACGTGGCAATGACGAGATGGGTTTTTCGTTTTTCACCCGGTAGGAGACGCCTTGGACGCTGCCATCTGTTTTGGCCAGGCCCAATTGCATTTTTGCCTGCTCGGTGACACGTTGCAGGGATGTGCCTGGTTCAGCTTCCAGCTGCGCGAGCTGATCAATGGTGTAGATGCCACGGGTCCGGAGTTTTTCGCGCTGCACCATCGACATTCCTGCGACCAGCAACAGATCACGGGTCGCCAGGGATTGCTCTTCGCAGAAATCGCAGCGACCGCATAAGCGCAGGGCATCGGAATTCCACTGGGCCGGCTGATCTCCTGCAAGGTGGTTGCGCACCATCTTCAAGAAACGCTCACGCTGGGCGCGGAAGACTGGGAGCACCTCGTCGACCCGATGCACCGAATGTGTGCCGTCGCCCAGTACAAGGGTTGCTGAAGAGGATACGGGTAGGCCTTCGGCCAGCATTTGGTCTGCGTAGGCCGCGATCTGGAGCAAGGCACTGACCCGAGCATGGCGTGCAAGCTTGGTATCCCAAACGGCCCAGGTGCCATCCTGGTCGCGGACCAAGAAGTCAGCAAAACCAAGGAATTTTCCGTCAAAGAACGTGGCCTGGAAAATGACGTCGGCACCGCTGCGAAGCACCTTCATGGTCTCTTCATGGGCGGCCCGAAGCCCAGCTTGGGACATCTTTGGGCGGTCCGTGAATTGCTTGACTCCCGTTCCGGCTATCGGATCATATTCGCCGTAGGTAGCTATCAGTCCTTTGAGGACGTTCTGCTCATGAGCATCACCGAGCGCCGCAGTGCGTTCCAGCATTTCGTCTCGTACCCCATCGGGCCGGGGGCGTCGGCCGAGTTTCACGTCCAGAAGGTAAAGCGATTGGTAATTGCAGTCAACAGAGATGGACAGGTCACTGGCAGAGAAGATGAACTTATCCTCTAAAAAGAACACGGGGCCTGAGCCTTTCGTTGACTTGATTCTTACCTAGTCAACGTAGCACCAGACCCCGACAGATTCACTGTTCCCGCTTAGGAGAGCTCCTCTTGATTTTTGTCAGAACCACCGAGCAGAAGTGAAAGGATGGCAACGCCAGCGGTCACCGAGTTCACGGCCGGCCATGCACCTATTTTCTTGGCTAGCGGATGGGACGCACCGAAGCCACCGAGGTAGGCGCTGATCAAGGCGATGGCTTTTGTCGTTCCAGCGTCTTTCTTCCATAGCAGGAAGGCACCGGTACCAGCTGTGCCGAGCACTACAGCGGCTAGCGGACGCTTCTTGGTGGCGCGACCGGTTGCGTATCCGCCCAGCAGGCCGGTGACGGCCAGAGCGGTTGAAGCGATGCGAGACATGGGACTCCTTCAGAGATATTGCGAAGTATTTCTCTTTGCAGACTATGCCCAGCACCTGTGATGTTTCCAAGAAAATCGGGACATGTACTCACCAGTCGCAGGGGAAGCAATGGAGCTTGCAAGAATGAGTACTACCGAAGGCCACTAAGGAGACAAGCATGAATCTGGATATTGCCCAGGCTTGGGAGCGGCTCTCGCAGCCGGTGAACGTGGCTTTGACACAGTGGCAGTGGTTGATCGTCGCGCTCGTGATTCTGCTGTTGGTGGTGCCGCGGCCGATGTGGCGCATTACCGGGTTGTACAGCACCCTGGTTCATGAGCTCGGCCATATCGTTGCGGCCCTGTTCACCGGAAGATACGTTGCCGGGTTGCGGTTGGGGTGGGACCATTCGGGCGAAGTGCGCAGTGTTGGCCGAGGCAAGCTCTCTGTGATCATCTCGGGGGTCTTCGGATATCCAGCGCCATTGTGGGTTTCAGCCGTGATGTTCTGGGGGATTGCTTCTGGCTATGCCGGGCGGGCACTAGGGATTTATGCGTTGCTGTTCCTCGTTGCACTGATCTTTGTGCGCAACTGGCCAGCATTTGTTGTTTGCATTATCAGCGCAGTAGTTGCGTTGTCGGTGGTTTTCTATGCACCTGTCGAGGCGTACCTCTACCTTGCTTTACTCATTGCCGGTTTCTTGCTGCTGGCCGGTCTGAAAGATTTCGTGAAGCTGCTTTCGGTGCACATCTGGCGGCGTCGGGATCTCGCGCAGTCCGACGCGTATTTGATCGCAGAGGCGACCGGAACCTTTGCTACGTTGTGGCTCTTGGCGATTAGTTCCTTGGGCGCGGGCGGTCTGCTGTGGGCAATGCTGAGCCTATTTAGACTCTTCTGAGTTCCTGCGTAGAACGCGTTTGCCGTTCAACCGACCAGCAGTCCACGCTGCCACGGCGACCAGCCCCATTGGAAGCAGTTTGGTCTTTCGCTTTGGCCCTGAAACAGGGTCCATCTCCATATCTTCGAGCGGATCCCCGCCGTGGTTGATGCGGACTTCCTGCGCGTGGACAAGATCCTTATATGCCGCCAATTCCTGCTTGGCAATCAAAGTGTCGTCGCGTAGCGGAAGCAGGACATCATCGACCGCCTGGGCACCGGTACGCAGCTGGCGCAAACGGATGAATTCAATATCGACCGATGCACCAAGGAGCAACGCGATATTACTGATCCAGCAAGCCAAAACCAGGATGATCACGCCACCGATGGTTCCATAGGTAGCCGAGTAACTGGCGAACTGTGAGACATAAATACCGAATCCAAAGACCGACAGCCCCAGGATTACCAAAGCCGTCAGGGTGCCAGGTGAAAACCAGCGGAATTTCCTAGGTTTGACGTTGGGAGTGAAGTAATACAGCAACGCTAGAACCAGCAACAGCATGATGAGCAGGATCGGTGGTTTCGCGATGTTGAGCATGAGGACGAAACCGTCACCCAAACCAAAAATGTTGCCGATTCCTCGTGCCACAGAGCCAGAAGCCAGCACGAGCACTAAGGTGACGACGGCAACGAGCATGATCAGCACGGTAATCAGGAACATCTGTGGGCGGCGCTTCCACTGCGGGCGGCCTTCGGGGGCACCATATAGCCGGTTCAGTGCGCGGCTAAATGCAGTGACGTATCCAGAAGTGCTCCACAGGGCACCGAGCGAACCAGCGAGAATTGTCCAGAACGTGCCGCCAGCTTGAGAGGCCAAGCCTTCGAGCAATTGTTCGGCAGTGTCGAGCAGCTGTTGCGAGTCGCCACCGGACGATTGTCCGCTTGCGCCAAGGCTTTGCTCGAGCAACTCCATAATCCACTTGGTGCCGCTTTCGCTGGCGCCGGCCAATGCCAGAAGCGAGATCAAAGCCAGCAAACCGGGGAACATGGCAAGAACCATGAAATAGGAAAGGGAAGCGGCTACATCTAGTCCGTCGTTGCGAAAGAATTCCCGCAATGCTCGGGGATAACAGTTCAGAGATTCCTTGAAGCGGTCTTTGGTCTTGCCGTTTTGATTTGGCATTGAGTTCCCCTGTCTGACTGATGAAATCAAACCTACAGCCCTAGCTTTATGAAACACATTACCGAAGGACAATTCAGTTGACAGGGTGTGTGAACCTTGCGGTGTGTTCATCGTCGGGAAAATTCTGGAACGGTGGTTGCGCCATGGAACTTCTCGCCCGAAAATATGGCGCAGATGCTCTGGAAAACTTTGTCTCCAAAGCGCGAACTCGGGACTTATAGGGAGCGCAAAGGCATCCTCAAAGGAGCTGAATACAGCCCGTGAGTGGATTGAAAGCTATATCACAAAGTTCTGACCATTATCCACTTTTGAAAAGTAACATTTTTGCTACTTGATGTGGGGGTGAGGACGGATTCGGGGACTGATTTAAAAATTTTTTCCGACCGATTGACCTGTGTTTACGGGGTTTCTGGGCGTTCCCTGAGTTGCGAGGGGGCTGGGGTGGTGGGTTATGGTCTTTCATAACGTTTCGATAACACTCGCAGTGTTATGGGGAAACAGGTACTGCCGGGACTTCCAAACCGCTCACCAGGGCAGTATTTAATCAAAGTCGAAATGCGACGCTGAGCGGTGCACGAAGATGGTCTAGGAAGACTTGAGCGCGGGAAGAGCACTGGAGAATCATGATCCAGCAGAAGACCAAAAACTTGATCCGTCGCGGTGGAGCCTCGCTGGCCGCCGTTGCAGTTGCAGGCACCGCAATCGTGGCCGCTTCCGCACCAGCAAACGCTGCAAGCACCTGGGACAAACTGGCTCAGTGCGAGTCCGGTGGTAACTGGTCAATCAACACCGGCAATGGCTACTACGGTGGCCTGCAGTTCTCGCTGGCTACCTGGAAGGGCTTTGGCGGTTCGGGCATGCCACACCAGGCATCGAAGGCAGAGCAGATTCGCATTGCAACCAAGGTCCAGGCCTCTCAGGGCTGGGGCGCATGGCCAGCATGTACTGCGAAGCTGGGCATTAGCGGTTCCCCTTCGGGCTCCTCGACTCCGCAGAAGCAGGCTCCTAAGCAGCAGGCCGCTCCGAAGCAGCAGGCAGCACCAAAGCAGGCAGCACCAAAGCAGGCTGCACCAAAGCAGGCTGCACCAAAGCAGGCTGCACCTAAGCAGCAGGCTCCTGTCCAGAAGCAGGCTCCAAAGCAGCAGGCAGCTCCTAAGCATGCTGCTCCAGCACCAAAGGCGCCAGTGTTCAACATTGACGTAACCGATTCGGGCAAGGACTACACCGTCAAGTCTGGCGATACCCTGGCCAAGATTGCTGACCAGCTTGGTGTCAAGGACTGGCGTGGCCTGTTCGTCTTGAATGATGACCAGCTGGCCAACCCAGACTTGATCATGGTTGGACAGACTCTGAACGTTCCATCGAACTAATTTCGCAGAGCTTCAGGAAACCCGCAGTGCTTCAAATTGAAGCACCGCGGGTTTCCTGCTCTTAAAAGCTGCCTATATATAGGTGAGATCTTCACGGTAGTAGGCTTGGCGCATGTTCTCAGCAGATGATGAGCGCCAGTCAGTAGAGAGCATCCTGGGAACTGGGTTCTATGATCACCAGTTGCTCGGGATGGGGGATCTCGACTCCGTATCCGGCCCACCAGTTTGGTGGGGCGGTCCGTTGAACGTGGAGAGGCTCGCCGCCGGCTCGGTGAGCTTGGTTTGCGCGGCGCTCGACGCCCTGGCTGGCGCGGAGCTAAAACTAGCTTCATCGACTCCAAGCATCGGTGCTGCTTTCGGATCCTCAAGCCACCTGCGCATTGAGGGGCAGAGGACGCAGGGCTTCGCGCAATATTCGGGATTCTATCGGTGCATGGATGGCTGGATCAGAACCCACGCCAATTATCCTCATCATGAGCGCGCACTTCTAACAGCGTTGGGCATGGCTTCAGGATCCGGGATCGAGGATGTGCTCAGGCATCTTGGTGCCAGGGAAGCCCAGGAACGTATTGTTTCGGCCGGTGGTATCGCCGCTGTGGTCCGATCCCGTCAACAGTGGCTCAATTCAGCAGAAGGCAGTGAGTCCGGCCGTGGGCCTTGGGCGCAATTCAGCTTGCGTGAGGCAAGTTCAACGTCGTCGTGGACATATGGCCAGCGGACAGAGATGCCGCTTCAAGGACTGAAAATCTTGGACCTTACCCGAGTGATCGCAGGGCCGACTGCAAGCAGAACACTTGCCGCCTTCGGGGCGCAGGTTTTGCGCTTGGACGCACCCCAGCTTCCGGAGCTTGCTTGGCAGCATGTGGATACCGGCTTCGGCAAGCGCAGTACGCTCCTAGATTTGAAAAGCGCACCCGGGCAAGCACGGCTCCATGAGCTGCTGGGAGAAGCCGACGCGCTGATCTTGGGGTATCGGCCGGGTGCGCTGGCCCGTGCAGGGCTTGGGCTGGATGAATTGCGTGAACGGTACCCGGATTTGATCGTGGCTGAACTAAGCGCATGGGGCTTCGAAGGCTCGTGGGCGCAGCGGCGCGGGTTCGACAGCATTGTGCAGGCCGCAACCGGTATTTCGCAGGCTTGCAGTGATGCCGGGCATCGCCCCGGTGCTCTTCCCGTGCAGGCGCTTGACCATGCCACTGGGTATGGGCTGGCCGCGGCGGTCATTGCCTTGGTGCGTGCACGTCGTGTCCAGCGGCAAACTGGTTCGGTGCGCTTCTCTCTAGCGCGCACAGCCGATGCCCTGTTTGCCTTTGACGCTCCGCACCCGCCCGTGCAGTCTTTGGGCGAGGTGCAGCTGCGGCGGATGAGCAGTTCCTATGGCGAACTTGAATACGTCGGTCCACCGTTCAGCGTTGCTGGTCGAGAGCTGGACTTTGCCAAGCCGCCGCCGGTGTATGGACAAGATGAGCCAGTCTGGAACTAGCTGTCCAGAAGCGAACGGGCAAACGCCGATGCTGGTTCTTGCAGGGCCTCGGATAATGCCATGAAGCGCTCGCGGCTTTCGGCGCCGGGCCACTGTGCCGGCAGCATGAACTCGGGCAACCCGGGATCCAGGTAGGGCAGGGCCCGCCATGAGTCGATCATGGTGACGTAGCCCCGGTAGGCGTTGGGCGGGGCGATGTCCTGGGCATCCACGGCTGCAGTATTTTCCAGGAACGCTTCATGCAGCGCGGCGAGGCGCTGGAGATCCCACCATGCTCCGGCAGCCTGTTGCGGCGTCCCCGGGAAATGCGGTTGCTGAGCGGTAAAAAGCGTCGCATGGTCCCTGGCACCCAGGGCGCTGAGCACCGCTGTTACTTCTGCTCGCAGGTACTCCGGGAAAATCCAGAGCCCGGCTGAAGCCATGCCTCCGCCCAGCTGCAAGAAATGCTTGCGTATTTGATGGCGCAGAGAACGCAAGGCCTCGGGCAGCGAATAGGCCACCAGGCACCACGGGTCGGTTCCTGACATTTGCCGCGGGGTGAATATTCTTCGGGCCCCACGCTCGAACATCTGTTGCGCTGCGTGTGGAACGTGCAAGCTGGAAGCCTGCGAGGCTTCCAGCACCTGGCGATCGATCAGCCGCGAGATCGCAGTTTGCGCTGCTGGGACCGAAACTCCGGCGGCATGAGCCAGCTCCACGATCTGGGTGCGGGCCACGCCAGCTGCCTCATGTCGTACATAGAGACCGGTAATCGTGCGGATAATCGAGGTCGCACTTCCGGTGCGGGCCTCGAAATCATCGAGGCTCAGTGCCGAGAGGGAAGTATTACTTGCCAATTTCGGTACGCACCGCGAACAACTCGGGGAAGAAGGTCAGGTCCAGGGCGCGCTTGAGGAAGTCGACGCCCGAAGAGCCTCCGGTGCCTCGCTTGAAGCCAATGGTGCGCTGCACAACGCGCATGTGGCGGAAACGCCAGGCCTGGAAGTTATCCTCGACGTCCACCAAGTCCTCGCAGGCCTGGTAGAAGCCCCAGCGGGTGTCCTCGGATTCGTAGATGTCCTTGAATACCGGGACCAGCGCTTCTTGGAATGCCCATGGCTTGGTCACGTCGCGGGAGAGCACTTCTTCGGGTATGGCGTAGCCGTGGCGGGCCAACGCGGCGAGGAAGACGTCGTACAGTCCTGGCTCGTGAAGCAACTTGGTCAGTACCTCGTGGGCCTTTGGGTCTGCTTCGTGGACCTTGAGCATGCCTTCGTGCTTGTTGCCCAGAATGAATTCGACGGCGCGGTACTGGAAGGACTGGAATCCGGAAGAAGAGCCGAGGAAGTCGCGGAACTGCGCGTATTCGCGAGGGGTCAATGTTGCCAGTACGGACCACTGTTCGGTGAGGGTCTTTTGGATGTGCTTGACACGAGCAAGGCATTTCAGCGCCTTGCCGAAATCGTCGACCTCCAGCAGGCGGCGGGCCTCCAGGAGTTCGTGGAGCATGAGCTTCAGCCACAGTTCGCTGGTCTGGTGCTGGATAATGAACAGCATTTCATCGTGATGCTCGGGAACGCTGACCGGGTGCTGTGCTGACAGGATGCGATCCAGGTCGAGGTAGCTGCCGTAGGACATGGTGTTTTTGAAATCCGTGCGGACACCGTCTTCAATGTCGCGCTGATTCTCGGTCTGTGGCTGGTGATTGCTCATAGGCAGAGAATATCAATAAAGTTGCGACCGTCATAATAGTGAAAATCTGTTCTGGGGCTCGGAACCAGCTGAGGGCCGGTGTTGGGAATACCCTCAGTGCCACCGCTGTTGATACATGCATACGCATATAAACAGTGAAGGGTAGAAGCAATGGGCAAATCAATAGTTGTCATCAGCGGCGGCTTGGGCACTCCATCGAGCTCCTCGCTGCTGGGCTCGCGAATCGGGCAGGATATTGCTGATCAGCTTGCGTCAGCCGGGGTGCAAACTCACGTGCGCAATGTTGAACTTCGCGAGCACGCCAGCGACATTGCCAACAACATGCTCACCGGATTCGCCGCACCGGGCCTGCAGGACGTCATCGATGCAGTGACAGAAGCAGACGTGCTGGTTGCCGTGACCCCGGTGTTCA comes from Glutamicibacter arilaitensis Re117 and encodes:
- a CDS encoding YihY/virulence factor BrkB family protein yields the protein MPNQNGKTKDRFKESLNCYPRALREFFRNDGLDVAASLSYFMVLAMFPGLLALISLLALAGASESGTKWIMELLEQSLGASGQSSGGDSQQLLDTAEQLLEGLASQAGGTFWTILAGSLGALWSTSGYVTAFSRALNRLYGAPEGRPQWKRRPQMFLITVLIMLVAVVTLVLVLASGSVARGIGNIFGLGDGFVLMLNIAKPPILLIMLLLVLALLYYFTPNVKPRKFRWFSPGTLTALVILGLSVFGFGIYVSQFASYSATYGTIGGVIILVLACWISNIALLLGASVDIEFIRLRQLRTGAQAVDDVLLPLRDDTLIAKQELAAYKDLVHAQEVRINHGGDPLEDMEMDPVSGPKRKTKLLPMGLVAVAAWTAGRLNGKRVLRRNSEESK
- a CDS encoding TM0106 family RecB-like putative nuclease; this encodes MFFLEDKFIFSASDLSISVDCNYQSLYLLDVKLGRRPRPDGVRDEMLERTAALGDAHEQNVLKGLIATYGEYDPIAGTGVKQFTDRPKMSQAGLRAAHEETMKVLRSGADVIFQATFFDGKFLGFADFLVRDQDGTWAVWDTKLARHARVSALLQIAAYADQMLAEGLPVSSSATLVLGDGTHSVHRVDEVLPVFRAQRERFLKMVRNHLAGDQPAQWNSDALRLCGRCDFCEEQSLATRDLLLVAGMSMVQREKLRTRGIYTIDQLAQLEAEPGTSLQRVTEQAKMQLGLAKTDGSVQGVSYRVKNEKPISSLPRPDQGDIFFDFEGDPLYQDPSDGSWGLEYLFGVIEYDTNEPVFKPFWAHSRSEERQAFLDFIAYVEERRQRFPHMKVYHYAPYEKTALRKLSQVHIAGEDEVDQWLRENLLVDLYETVRNALVVSTRSYSIKKLEPLYMGEHLRSGDVTDAGASVVAYAQYMQARNSPDPAAAEAILESIADYNEYDCLSTLRLRDWLLSLSDEAPGTLADMPEPPAAGEEYEPTPEELRLQNYLADLPHGQALSDDDRAIAMVAAATGYNRREKKQFWWEHFDRLSVPMDDWSDVRGVFIVDTGEILEDWHKATARARTYTRVTRLNGTLAEGSLLSPGSSVFAMFDAPLPEGMEVDDSVRGGAFNATVVELGEGWITIAEKSSAKIPEYGALPCALTPDKPLATMSIDAALKEIAQRVGATVPVLPERSGIDILRRIPPRLKTLSAPVEPSLVDGQAQIYPAVVQTLKDLDNSYLAVQGPPGTGKTFVASHVIRELIEHGWKIGVVAQSHAVVENVLRKAVEAGVDPDVVAKEVKHDDPVPWSGTSKDSLSEVLGSADGALIGGTAWTLTGSKVPEGSLDLLVIDEAGQFSLANTLAVSRAARNLLLLGDPQQLPQVTQGTHPQPVDESALGWLSGGEPVLPGELGYFLAASWRMHPALCAKVSALSYDHQLFSADAAGLRLLEGTPAGVETVFVEHRGNTVSSPQEAETIVRLVREHLGMMWSPGAGKPARPLTVADILVVAAYNAQVNLVREVLEAEGLSSVKVGTVDKFQGQEAPIVLVTMACSSAADASRGIEFLLNRNRVNVAISRGQWKAIIVRSEALTDYLPSNPSTLSQLGAFMAL
- a CDS encoding CoA transferase, which translates into the protein MFSADDERQSVESILGTGFYDHQLLGMGDLDSVSGPPVWWGGPLNVERLAAGSVSLVCAALDALAGAELKLASSTPSIGAAFGSSSHLRIEGQRTQGFAQYSGFYRCMDGWIRTHANYPHHERALLTALGMASGSGIEDVLRHLGAREAQERIVSAGGIAAVVRSRQQWLNSAEGSESGRGPWAQFSLREASSTSSWTYGQRTEMPLQGLKILDLTRVIAGPTASRTLAAFGAQVLRLDAPQLPELAWQHVDTGFGKRSTLLDLKSAPGQARLHELLGEADALILGYRPGALARAGLGLDELRERYPDLIVAELSAWGFEGSWAQRRGFDSIVQAATGISQACSDAGHRPGALPVQALDHATGYGLAAAVIALVRARRVQRQTGSVRFSLARTADALFAFDAPHPPVQSLGEVQLRRMSSSYGELEYVGPPFSVAGRELDFAKPPPVYGQDEPVWN
- a CDS encoding polysaccharide deacetylase family protein, producing MTLSVAGCSAAEDSSNPAPDPAAVQKAEQEKARVENVKAEINRLADGYDYDGAIRLAKKDSSKALNQMVGGLEDEKEQVSAWEDPDQIPHLFFHSLVVDPERAFDDGSSSQGYANYMVTQKEFTAILESLYARDYVLVNPEDFASVDDDGKMEYRDIMLPKDKKPLVLSVDDLSYYEYMENDGFASKLVLDGDGTVRNEYVDAQGETQIGAFDVTTMVDDFIAEHPDFTYRDARGLIAMTGYNGVFGYRTSASQYPESKTLKADQKDAKEIAEAMKDSGWVFASHSWGHIATGTVSMGRLERDTKLWKDEVQPLVGKTMHYIYPFGSDIAQTQSYSGARYEFFKDQGFKYFYGIDGTIRSWMQQGDNYQRQMRINVDGLQMAKEQRGDRPVLETFFNVQDVIDPARK
- the rpf gene encoding resuscitation-promoting factor Rpf yields the protein MIQQKTKNLIRRGGASLAAVAVAGTAIVAASAPANAASTWDKLAQCESGGNWSINTGNGYYGGLQFSLATWKGFGGSGMPHQASKAEQIRIATKVQASQGWGAWPACTAKLGISGSPSGSSTPQKQAPKQQAAPKQQAAPKQAAPKQAAPKQAAPKQAAPKQQAPVQKQAPKQQAAPKHAAPAPKAPVFNIDVTDSGKDYTVKSGDTLAKIADQLGVKDWRGLFVLNDDQLANPDLIMVGQTLNVPSN
- a CDS encoding M50 family metallopeptidase; translated protein: MNLDIAQAWERLSQPVNVALTQWQWLIVALVILLLVVPRPMWRITGLYSTLVHELGHIVAALFTGRYVAGLRLGWDHSGEVRSVGRGKLSVIISGVFGYPAPLWVSAVMFWGIASGYAGRALGIYALLFLVALIFVRNWPAFVVCIISAVVALSVVFYAPVEAYLYLALLIAGFLLLAGLKDFVKLLSVHIWRRRDLAQSDAYLIAEATGTFATLWLLAISSLGAGGLLWAMLSLFRLF